The Paenalcaligenes faecalis genome has a window encoding:
- a CDS encoding flagellar brake protein translates to MTHTQSDYDPHTTFDTDLIDQTLASIHELSLGVRLHADNSELLKAHVLDINFDENWIFLSYPQAQSEQLGSLESNQLTISIIIDSNYVEMQLEDVITTSYKGIPALKAALPDHMLKIQRRNSFRIQPPPHQTPVCTIPLDQPVKLALFDISASGLSLIDPSLALSFEKDALLTGCILHLSDIDKIEIHLHVVRHHLQELATSKKIQRIGCAFVDLSRAQQQRIDFYINQQQRLLIAKEKGLM, encoded by the coding sequence ATGACACATACACAGAGTGATTACGACCCACACACCACCTTTGACACCGATCTGATAGATCAAACCCTAGCCTCTATCCATGAGCTATCTTTAGGTGTACGTCTCCATGCCGATAACTCTGAACTGTTAAAGGCGCATGTGTTAGACATTAATTTCGATGAGAACTGGATTTTTTTATCTTATCCTCAGGCTCAGTCAGAACAACTGGGTTCTCTCGAATCAAATCAGCTTACGATCTCTATTATTATTGATTCTAATTATGTTGAGATGCAGCTTGAAGATGTCATAACCACCAGCTATAAAGGGATTCCAGCATTAAAGGCAGCATTGCCTGACCATATGCTTAAAATTCAGCGCCGCAATAGCTTTCGTATTCAGCCTCCGCCGCATCAAACCCCTGTCTGTACAATCCCCTTAGATCAACCTGTAAAGCTGGCTCTTTTTGATATCAGTGCCAGTGGCCTTTCTTTAATAGATCCGTCTTTAGCGCTGTCTTTTGAAAAAGATGCGTTATTAACGGGTTGTATTTTACATTTATCCGATATCGATAAAATTGAAATTCATTTACATGTAGTGCGCCATCATCTTCAAGAGTTAGCCACAAGTAAAAAAATACAACGAATCGGCTGTGCCTTTGTAGACTTAAGCCGAGCCCAACAGCAACGTATTGATTTTTATATTAATCAGCAACAACGTTTATTAATAGCTAAAGAAAAAGGCCTAATGTAA
- the iscB gene encoding RNA-guided endonuclease IscB gives MAVFVLDQHQKPLMPCSEKRARLLLARGRARVHRLIPFTIRLIDRAVAQSELQPLELKIDPGSKTSGLALVRNRNTVNAETGEITATAHVLNLFELIHRGAQISHALTARRQMRRRRRSANLRYRAPRFLNRKNKGKGWLAPSLQHRIDTTLSWVARLRNVAPVTHLAQELVRFDMQQLENPEIAGVEYQQGELVGYEVREYLLEKWRRQCAYCDASTVPLQIDHIHPKARGGSNRVSNLTLACAPCNLRKAAQDVTQFLEKDPKRLAKIQAQAKRPLRDAAVVNATRWKLLNALKATGLTVRTGSGGLTKCNRSKLGIPKTHALDAACVGEVEHVEQWQTPTLAIKATGRGSYQRTRLNRFGFPRGYLIRQKRIHGFQTGDRVKAMVTKGKKLGAYMGRVAVRASGSFNIQSAEGLVQGISHRYCTLIQRSDGYGYSLRSDSN, from the coding sequence ATGGCTGTTTTTGTTTTAGACCAGCACCAAAAGCCGCTGATGCCGTGTTCCGAGAAGCGAGCAAGACTGCTTTTGGCGCGAGGGCGGGCAAGGGTGCATCGGCTCATACCCTTTACGATTCGCTTGATTGACAGAGCGGTGGCGCAAAGCGAGTTACAACCACTAGAGCTTAAAATTGATCCTGGCAGTAAAACATCAGGGCTGGCGTTGGTTCGCAATCGCAATACCGTTAACGCGGAAACGGGCGAGATAACAGCTACCGCTCACGTACTAAACCTGTTTGAGTTGATACATCGCGGGGCTCAAATTAGTCACGCCTTAACAGCGAGACGCCAAATGCGCCGTCGCCGCCGTAGTGCTAATTTACGCTACCGTGCGCCTCGATTCCTTAACCGAAAAAACAAAGGCAAAGGGTGGCTCGCGCCGAGTTTGCAGCATCGAATTGACACCACGCTGTCATGGGTTGCGCGACTACGAAACGTGGCACCCGTTACACACCTTGCACAAGAGCTGGTTCGTTTTGATATGCAGCAGCTTGAAAACCCGGAAATAGCGGGCGTGGAGTACCAGCAAGGCGAATTAGTGGGCTATGAGGTACGCGAGTATTTGTTAGAGAAGTGGCGACGACAATGCGCCTACTGCGATGCGTCAACTGTGCCGCTGCAAATCGACCACATACACCCCAAAGCGCGTGGCGGCTCGAACCGCGTCAGCAACTTAACGCTCGCGTGTGCGCCGTGCAATTTAAGGAAAGCGGCACAAGATGTCACGCAGTTCTTAGAAAAAGACCCCAAGCGCTTAGCTAAAATTCAAGCCCAAGCAAAACGCCCCTTACGCGATGCCGCAGTCGTTAACGCCACGCGCTGGAAACTGCTTAACGCGCTCAAGGCAACGGGATTGACGGTTCGCACGGGCTCTGGTGGCTTGACGAAGTGTAATCGCTCAAAGCTAGGCATTCCAAAGACGCATGCCTTAGATGCCGCATGTGTCGGCGAAGTGGAGCATGTTGAGCAATGGCAAACGCCGACCTTAGCGATTAAGGCCACTGGGCGCGGCAGTTATCAACGCACACGCCTTAATCGTTTTGGCTTCCCGCGAGGCTATTTAATACGGCAAAAACGAATTCATGGCTTTCAGACGGGTGATAGGGTTAAGGCGATGGTCACGAAAGGCAAGAAGCTGGGTGCGTACATGGGTCGCGTTGCCGTTAGGGCATCAGGTAGCTTTAATATTCAATCCGCAGAGGGGCTAGTTCAAGGCATCAGCCATCGCTATTGCACCCTTATTCAACGTAGCGATGGCTACGGATATTCACTGAGATCGGATAGCAATTAA
- a CDS encoding bifunctional O-acetylhomoserine aminocarboxypropyltransferase/cysteine synthase, translating into MKFETLAIHAGYSPDPTTKSVAVPIYQTTSYAFDNTQHGADLFDLKVPGNIYTRIMNPTNAVLEERVAALEGGVGALAVASGMAAITYAIQTLAKAGDNIVSVSKLYGGTYNLFAHTFPLQGITVKFAPHDDIAALEALIDDNTRAVFCETIGNPSGNIIDLEALCEAAHRHGVPVIVDNTVASPALCRPFEHGADIVVHSLTKYMGGHGTTIAGAIVDSGKFDWVKHKARFPILNNPDPSYHGVVYTEAFGPAAFIGRCRVVPLRNTGAALSPFNAFQILQGIETLALRMERHTENAQKVAEFLENHPQVSWVNYAGLPTNPEHGLAQKYFGGKPAAILSFGIKGGRDAGAKFIDALNLILRLVNIGDTKSLACHPATTTHRQLNEAELKQAGVSADMVRLSLGIEHIDDILADLTQALDASKI; encoded by the coding sequence ATGAAATTTGAAACTCTAGCCATACACGCAGGTTACAGCCCTGACCCTACCACCAAATCTGTTGCGGTTCCTATCTATCAAACCACGTCTTACGCCTTTGACAATACACAACATGGCGCAGATTTATTTGATCTTAAAGTTCCCGGCAACATCTACACCCGCATCATGAACCCCACAAATGCGGTTCTCGAAGAGCGAGTCGCGGCGTTAGAGGGTGGGGTTGGAGCCTTAGCCGTCGCCTCTGGTATGGCCGCCATCACTTATGCTATACAAACCCTTGCCAAAGCTGGTGACAACATTGTGTCGGTAAGTAAGCTTTATGGTGGCACATACAATCTATTTGCTCACACATTTCCTCTGCAGGGCATCACGGTTAAGTTTGCTCCTCATGATGATATTGCCGCCCTTGAAGCGCTGATTGATGATAATACACGTGCTGTATTTTGCGAAACCATTGGCAACCCATCTGGCAATATTATCGACCTTGAGGCCCTCTGCGAAGCCGCACATCGTCACGGTGTCCCCGTAATTGTCGATAACACCGTCGCCTCTCCAGCATTATGCCGTCCTTTTGAGCATGGTGCTGATATTGTGGTGCATTCTTTAACAAAATACATGGGTGGACACGGCACAACGATTGCGGGTGCTATTGTAGACTCAGGTAAGTTTGATTGGGTAAAACACAAAGCACGTTTTCCCATCCTAAACAATCCAGACCCCTCTTATCATGGCGTGGTCTACACCGAAGCCTTTGGTCCTGCTGCTTTTATCGGTCGCTGTCGTGTGGTGCCTTTACGTAATACGGGTGCGGCACTATCTCCATTTAATGCTTTCCAAATTTTACAAGGCATAGAGACATTAGCCTTACGTATGGAGCGCCATACAGAGAATGCACAAAAAGTGGCCGAGTTCCTAGAGAACCATCCTCAGGTAAGTTGGGTTAACTATGCCGGTCTACCTACGAATCCTGAGCATGGATTAGCTCAGAAATACTTTGGTGGTAAACCTGCTGCCATTTTAAGTTTTGGTATTAAAGGGGGCCGCGATGCTGGCGCTAAATTCATTGACGCCTTAAACTTAATTTTACGTTTGGTGAATATTGGTGATACCAAATCCTTAGCGTGTCATCCCGCCACCACTACGCATCGTCAACTAAACGAAGCCGAGCTAAAACAGGCAGGTGTCAGCGCAGATATGGTTCGCTTATCATTAGGCATTGAACACATTGATGACATATTAGCTGACTTAACCCAAGCCTTAGACGCCAGTAAAATCTAG
- a CDS encoding AsmA family protein: MKNWFKRGLFALVVFVIVALIGGAVFLLTFNPNAYKNKVEQMVYDRYQRHLRIDGEIELSLFPRIGLSVEQVSLSQKNSEDPFAAVDSARFAVAVWPLIWNRLVVDHVAVSGFKVWLERDEDGEFNFTDLLQKGNETPITQTQFNVLPIAVAQAQSHSLVPDANQAEFQIDIAGLDLKEGEIHFSDQPSETQMRLVNVELNTGRMTFGQPFDVIFKGLLQGDRPTADATLEGQAVVQLEPQLKRYAAQRINLSLVGDVGPYKANSATLRGGLELLTLTEELRARNIELLTQGRWQDESLTVNKTQLNLQVAQLNLKRNLRVFNTQKLQVRLNGVLPVPEGQAEHKIEFALDVPRMDIDPEQIQGEPVAASFKQQQGAVMFGLNGRAKDFSGTLDSLQLGQVQIDVANKAVDTAWKLGATASAQWQQDALRLSWQDLDAHLLLEDEALNPNPANAKLTGNGEWSWSEQAGLFQGLWQSANTHAQLSTHVKHDQHWQFGVEVQAQELDMNPWLPSTKPVQLRRQSDKANVAHARMLPDYFDWRTLHTQLNVSADELTVQQLKLSQVQLEAEQKDRAITVKKLAAELFDGKVNGSGLWQHDRAEAELNVQLKDIDLQKFSQSADSHISLTGRGDIEAKLKTQGRTELAQRAALAGLIQLKAKDGQVIGWDVWQHLRSANEAVRNVFSGQIQAPTELYTAEQATSFKNLELQLQLENGQGIFKKLQWQTDGLKMKAEPFSYVDVVNKQMDMDLRFDLIKKTLPPEDADLVAYTSHPLFVRFSGMWAAPRYRLQWQRLDHPAVQQAIDNGLLGLLGRPDLGSIIEATVPVQPTTDTSKSLGNTLKDLLKTK; encoded by the coding sequence ATGAAAAACTGGTTTAAACGAGGACTTTTTGCTTTAGTGGTTTTTGTCATTGTGGCTTTAATTGGTGGTGCAGTCTTTTTGCTCACTTTTAATCCTAATGCATATAAAAATAAAGTAGAGCAGATGGTTTATGATCGCTATCAACGACATCTACGGATTGACGGTGAAATAGAACTCTCTTTATTCCCCCGTATCGGCTTGTCCGTTGAGCAGGTCTCGTTAAGTCAAAAAAACAGTGAAGATCCTTTTGCTGCAGTGGATAGTGCCCGCTTTGCTGTGGCGGTTTGGCCGCTAATTTGGAATCGTTTGGTCGTCGATCACGTTGCTGTCAGTGGCTTTAAAGTGTGGCTAGAGCGTGATGAAGACGGTGAGTTTAATTTTACAGATTTATTACAAAAAGGTAATGAGACACCTATTACGCAGACACAATTTAATGTGTTACCCATTGCTGTAGCCCAAGCACAAAGCCATTCTTTAGTTCCTGATGCGAACCAAGCTGAATTTCAAATTGATATTGCGGGCTTAGATCTTAAAGAGGGCGAAATCCATTTTTCGGATCAGCCCTCTGAAACGCAAATGCGGTTGGTAAATGTAGAGCTCAATACTGGGCGTATGACTTTTGGGCAGCCTTTTGATGTGATATTTAAAGGACTATTGCAGGGTGATAGGCCTACTGCGGATGCGACCCTCGAAGGGCAGGCCGTAGTGCAGCTGGAGCCGCAGTTAAAGCGCTACGCGGCACAGCGTATTAATTTATCTTTGGTGGGTGATGTGGGCCCCTATAAGGCAAACAGTGCCACCTTACGAGGTGGTCTAGAGCTTTTAACCCTAACCGAAGAACTACGTGCTCGCAATATTGAGCTGCTAACTCAAGGTCGCTGGCAAGACGAGTCACTGACGGTTAATAAAACACAGTTAAATCTACAAGTCGCTCAACTTAATCTAAAACGCAATCTACGTGTTTTTAATACCCAAAAACTTCAAGTCCGATTGAATGGTGTTCTACCGGTCCCCGAAGGACAGGCTGAGCATAAGATTGAATTTGCTTTAGATGTGCCTCGTATGGATATTGATCCTGAGCAAATTCAAGGCGAACCTGTTGCTGCCTCCTTTAAGCAGCAACAAGGTGCAGTGATGTTTGGCCTAAATGGACGGGCGAAGGATTTTAGTGGCACATTAGACTCACTCCAATTGGGTCAGGTCCAAATAGATGTGGCGAATAAAGCGGTAGATACGGCATGGAAACTGGGAGCAACGGCGTCAGCGCAATGGCAACAAGACGCATTACGGTTATCATGGCAGGATCTTGATGCGCATTTGCTCTTAGAGGATGAGGCGTTAAATCCTAACCCTGCCAATGCAAAGCTCACCGGCAATGGAGAGTGGAGCTGGTCTGAGCAGGCCGGCTTGTTTCAGGGGTTATGGCAAAGTGCTAATACGCATGCGCAGCTAAGCACTCATGTAAAGCACGATCAGCATTGGCAGTTCGGCGTAGAGGTACAAGCCCAAGAACTAGACATGAATCCGTGGTTACCATCAACGAAACCTGTTCAGTTACGACGTCAATCAGATAAGGCCAATGTGGCCCATGCCAGAATGCTTCCTGATTATTTTGATTGGCGTACCTTGCATACGCAACTAAATGTGAGTGCCGATGAGTTGACGGTGCAGCAACTGAAGCTATCTCAAGTACAGCTAGAGGCTGAGCAAAAAGACCGAGCCATTACAGTGAAAAAACTAGCAGCGGAACTCTTTGATGGCAAGGTTAATGGCTCTGGGCTATGGCAGCACGACCGAGCTGAGGCTGAATTAAACGTGCAGCTCAAAGACATTGATTTGCAAAAATTCTCCCAGAGTGCTGACTCCCACATTTCGTTAACGGGGCGTGGGGATATAGAGGCCAAGCTAAAAACACAAGGTCGTACCGAGTTAGCACAACGTGCGGCACTGGCTGGTTTGATTCAGCTAAAAGCAAAAGATGGGCAAGTGATAGGATGGGATGTGTGGCAGCATTTACGTAGTGCCAATGAGGCTGTGCGTAATGTGTTTAGTGGGCAAATACAGGCGCCCACGGAGCTATACACGGCAGAGCAGGCCACTTCTTTTAAAAATTTAGAGTTACAGCTGCAATTGGAAAACGGGCAGGGTATATTTAAAAAACTGCAGTGGCAGACTGATGGGTTAAAAATGAAAGCAGAGCCATTTTCTTATGTGGATGTGGTGAATAAGCAAATGGATATGGATTTGCGTTTTGATTTGATCAAAAAAACGTTGCCCCCTGAGGACGCAGATTTAGTGGCTTATACTTCACACCCCTTGTTTGTACGATTTAGCGGTATGTGGGCAGCACCGCGCTATCGATTGCAATGGCAGCGTTTAGATCATCCTGCTGTACAGCAAGCAATAGATAATGGGCTGTTGGGGCTTTTAGGGCGACCAGACTTAGGCTCTATCATCGAGGCTACGGTGCCCGTGCAACCTACTACAGATACATCGAAATCGTTAGGTAATACGTTAAAAGACTTATTGAAAACCAAATAA
- a CDS encoding MOSC N-terminal beta barrel domain-containing protein — protein sequence MTKQISTPICFAPAIHGAEKYHEQWFLVGADNHCLTAQDATALDQVSLRLHMGQLQLRAPGMLRLELLLDVLEDDDEVRCQVTNLQGQTMAAIDEGDVAAVWFTHVLGRPCRLVKKDPGHPDR from the coding sequence ATGACAAAACAAATCAGCACACCTATTTGCTTTGCTCCTGCTATCCATGGGGCTGAAAAATACCACGAGCAATGGTTTCTCGTTGGCGCAGATAATCACTGTTTAACTGCCCAAGACGCTACCGCATTAGATCAGGTGTCGTTGCGGTTACACATGGGGCAATTACAGCTACGAGCCCCAGGCATGCTTCGCTTAGAGTTGCTTTTGGATGTCTTAGAAGACGATGATGAGGTACGTTGCCAAGTCACGAACTTACAAGGGCAAACAATGGCTGCTATTGATGAGGGCGACGTGGCTGCCGTTTGGTTTACGCATGTTTTAGGTCGCCCATGTCGGTTAGTCAAAAAAGACCCCGGTCACCCAGATCGCTAG
- a CDS encoding YfhL family 4Fe-4S dicluster ferredoxin, whose amino-acid sequence MALFITEECINCDVCEPQCPNTAIYMGEEIYEIDPHLCTECVGHHDEPQCIVFCPVECIEIHPDHQESQEQLLTKYHQLTAKT is encoded by the coding sequence ATGGCCTTATTTATTACCGAAGAATGCATTAACTGCGATGTCTGCGAACCGCAGTGCCCCAACACAGCCATTTATATGGGCGAAGAGATCTACGAGATCGACCCACATTTATGCACAGAATGCGTAGGGCATCATGACGAGCCTCAGTGCATTGTTTTTTGCCCTGTTGAGTGTATTGAAATACACCCTGATCATCAAGAAAGCCAAGAGCAACTACTGACAAAATATCATCAGCTAACAGCAAAAACCTAG
- the coaD gene encoding pantetheine-phosphate adenylyltransferase: MITAVYPGTFDPLTRGHEDLVRRAANLFDRVVVAVAHSPNKRPFFSVDERVEIAQEVLSHYSNVEVKSFGGLLKDFVREQEARVIVRGLRAVSDFEYEFQMAGMNRHLLPEVETLFMTPSDQYQFISGTFVREIALLGGDVGKFVFPSVERWLTTKAAERRQQQPKA; encoded by the coding sequence ATGATTACTGCTGTTTATCCCGGAACCTTCGACCCCCTTACTCGTGGCCACGAAGACCTAGTCCGCCGTGCCGCTAATCTTTTTGATCGCGTGGTGGTGGCGGTAGCCCATAGCCCCAACAAGCGTCCTTTCTTTAGTGTAGACGAGCGCGTCGAAATCGCTCAAGAGGTCTTAAGCCACTACTCTAATGTTGAAGTCAAAAGTTTTGGGGGATTACTCAAAGATTTTGTACGTGAACAAGAAGCTCGTGTCATTGTGCGCGGTTTACGCGCTGTCTCTGATTTTGAATATGAGTTTCAGATGGCAGGCATGAACCGCCACTTATTGCCCGAGGTAGAAACCTTGTTCATGACACCATCAGATCAATATCAATTTATTTCTGGTACGTTTGTACGCGAAATTGCACTATTGGGTGGGGATGTAGGTAAATTTGTTTTTCCATCAGTAGAACGTTGGTTAACCACCAAAGCCGCCGAGCGCCGTCAGCAACAGCCAAAAGCCTAA
- the rsmD gene encoding 16S rRNA (guanine(966)-N(2))-methyltransferase RsmD → MKKNAIRIVGGQYRRTPIPVVDATSLRPTPDRVRETLFNWLRYFWADDFSNKRVLDLFAGTGALGFEAASNGVAFVQMVEKDPTAITALRALRNKLQAHHVRIHAGDAMHVLERADHPFDLIFLDPPFHQGWLDKIWNQLPSILSPDALIYVESESPIVFPANFASLRQQKAGHVHFQLLEFAATAKTDNNADNAPDSA, encoded by the coding sequence ATGAAAAAAAATGCAATTCGTATCGTAGGTGGACAATACCGTCGCACCCCTATCCCAGTGGTTGATGCCACCAGTTTGCGTCCCACGCCTGACCGCGTGCGTGAAACACTGTTTAATTGGCTACGCTATTTTTGGGCTGATGATTTCAGCAATAAACGCGTATTAGACCTGTTTGCGGGTACTGGAGCCTTAGGCTTTGAGGCCGCCTCTAATGGCGTAGCCTTTGTGCAAATGGTAGAGAAAGATCCTACTGCCATTACTGCTTTACGGGCTTTACGAAATAAACTACAAGCCCATCACGTCCGTATTCATGCAGGCGATGCCATGCATGTTCTAGAGCGTGCCGACCACCCTTTTGACCTTATCTTTTTAGATCCGCCTTTTCATCAAGGCTGGTTAGATAAAATATGGAATCAACTACCCAGTATTTTAAGCCCAGATGCCTTAATCTATGTTGAAAGTGAGAGTCCTATCGTATTTCCAGCAAACTTTGCTAGTTTACGCCAACAAAAGGCCGGACATGTGCACTTTCAGCTATTAGAATTTGCCGCAACGGCAAAAACAGATAATAATGCGGACAATGCGCCCGATTCTGCATAG
- the ftsY gene encoding signal recognition particle-docking protein FtsY, whose protein sequence is MFSFFKRRKAKKEQELLEQQEQQRLEQGEQALDETVETGSEPEAAAPTLAPEPTPVADVTPAPELTVTPEPTSSRQALLETADLTPKEDIFVELTRDVQVETKLEEVELTPEPEPAPAPAPEPESVPTPEPLPVAAPDVAPVIAEGSTTQEKPSKGSWLSRLRKGLSRTGQSLTTLFVGVKVDEELFEELETALIMADAGVEATEALLTDLRAQVRKEKITEGEQVKKALKEALTRHLSPLEKPFPLNAAKPLVLMIAGVNGAGKTTSIGKLAHTFQQQGASVLLAAGDTFRAAAREQLVEWGNRNNVQVIAQEGGNPGAVAFNAVTAGKSRGSDVVMVDTAGRLPTQLNLMEELKKVKRAITKADASSPHECLLVVDGNTGQNALAQIKAFDAAIGLTGLVVTKLDGTAKGGILAAVAAGSNGVRPIPVYWIGVGEGMHDLQPFVASEFAGALLGD, encoded by the coding sequence ATGTTTAGTTTTTTTAAAAGACGCAAAGCAAAAAAAGAGCAAGAGCTGCTTGAACAACAAGAACAACAGCGCCTAGAACAGGGGGAGCAAGCCCTTGATGAAACCGTTGAGACGGGGTCAGAGCCAGAGGCTGCAGCACCTACTTTAGCGCCCGAGCCGACTCCTGTAGCAGACGTGACTCCAGCGCCCGAGTTAACTGTAACGCCAGAGCCCACCTCATCACGTCAAGCACTTTTAGAAACCGCTGATTTGACGCCTAAAGAGGATATCTTTGTTGAGCTTACACGGGATGTACAGGTAGAGACCAAGCTAGAAGAGGTTGAACTGACCCCTGAGCCGGAACCCGCACCCGCACCCGCACCGGAACCCGAATCTGTCCCGACTCCAGAGCCTTTACCTGTAGCTGCACCTGATGTGGCTCCGGTTATCGCCGAAGGCAGCACTACACAAGAAAAACCATCGAAAGGCTCTTGGTTATCCCGGTTACGTAAAGGATTATCTAGAACAGGTCAGTCATTAACAACGCTCTTTGTTGGGGTAAAGGTTGATGAGGAGTTGTTTGAGGAACTAGAAACCGCGTTGATTATGGCGGATGCAGGGGTGGAGGCCACAGAGGCACTACTCACCGACTTACGAGCTCAGGTGCGCAAAGAGAAAATCACAGAGGGCGAGCAGGTGAAAAAGGCTCTCAAAGAGGCATTAACTCGTCATCTTAGCCCTTTAGAAAAACCGTTTCCTTTGAATGCGGCTAAACCCCTTGTGCTAATGATTGCGGGCGTCAATGGGGCGGGTAAAACAACCTCTATTGGTAAATTAGCTCATACTTTTCAACAACAAGGGGCTAGTGTTTTATTGGCTGCTGGGGATACGTTCCGAGCGGCTGCCCGAGAACAGCTTGTCGAGTGGGGAAACCGTAATAATGTGCAGGTGATTGCTCAAGAGGGCGGAAATCCAGGTGCAGTTGCCTTTAATGCCGTGACGGCCGGGAAATCAAGAGGCTCAGATGTGGTCATGGTTGATACCGCAGGTCGACTGCCTACACAGCTCAATCTCATGGAAGAGTTGAAAAAAGTAAAACGAGCAATTACTAAAGCGGACGCAAGCTCTCCACATGAGTGTTTATTAGTTGTGGACGGCAATACAGGGCAAAATGCTTTAGCACAAATCAAAGCCTTTGACGCGGCGATTGGTTTAACTGGATTGGTCGTAACTAAATTAGATGGTACAGCCAAAGGTGGGATTTTAGCGGCAGTAGCAGCAGGCAGTAACGGAGTTCGTCCTATTCCTGTTTATTGGATTGGGGTCGGCGAGGGCATGCATGACTTGCAGCCCTTTGTTGCCAGTGAATTTGCTGGTGCGTTATTGGGTGATTAA
- a CDS encoding CYTH and CHAD domain-containing protein, with the protein MLERELKLYIPPNQRIALTDAIHLIASQPPIHLAAHYFDTPLRCLARQFAALRLRLEGTQWVQTLKMRGTDELSKLEYNHLRPGPSLDLSVYQNTAAAALFEQLAAPLEVRYQTDVQRTIAVIKQDQSEIEIALDFGVIKAKGSELPINEIEFELKTGHMTDVFTAASKWLKRFALIIELRSKSERGDALYEYMLHQPRPLKGASAALALAQQPYRPDPIGESHEALVSHLYMTGANVFLGQVIRNATFLAGVDEIVAPKDLQASYLTLLRVGLRRLRSCRQLFKPWLTSSELALDQELREHYKEFGLWRDKDMFWLELQPKLVAAGLPAAKKLEPPKSKTSSAQALAASTEFQLVLLTSLANLVLLQALNPSAYQPDLPQAQLSSRLANWLSRIQKLCAQFGLLSPSEQHDLRNQIKRLRYNLEIVGYSTDDALYALLDKAQDQLGDLCDIYVVQDWYEENAVNKAQRAFANEWLNQKIAKYSAKSKKTLALLQDQRLKPDRH; encoded by the coding sequence GTGTTAGAACGAGAACTTAAACTTTATATTCCCCCTAATCAACGGATAGCATTAACCGATGCTATTCACCTGATTGCGAGTCAGCCTCCTATCCATCTGGCGGCCCACTACTTTGACACGCCCCTACGCTGCTTAGCACGTCAATTTGCGGCTTTACGCCTAAGACTTGAGGGGACTCAATGGGTGCAAACATTAAAAATGCGTGGCACAGACGAGTTAAGTAAGCTGGAATACAATCATCTTAGACCGGGGCCTAGTTTAGATTTAAGTGTCTATCAAAACACCGCAGCGGCTGCTCTGTTTGAGCAATTAGCTGCCCCCCTAGAGGTCCGTTATCAAACGGATGTGCAACGTACAATTGCAGTAATCAAACAAGACCAGTCAGAAATAGAAATTGCCTTGGACTTTGGGGTCATTAAGGCTAAAGGCTCTGAATTACCGATCAATGAAATTGAGTTTGAACTCAAAACAGGTCACATGACCGATGTATTTACTGCAGCAAGTAAATGGTTAAAACGGTTTGCCTTAATTATTGAGTTACGCTCTAAATCCGAACGAGGCGACGCGCTGTATGAATACATGCTTCACCAGCCTCGCCCTCTAAAAGGAGCCTCAGCTGCACTCGCTCTGGCCCAACAGCCATATCGCCCAGACCCCATAGGCGAAAGTCATGAGGCTTTGGTTTCTCATTTATACATGACAGGGGCCAACGTATTTCTGGGTCAAGTCATCCGTAATGCAACCTTTTTAGCTGGCGTTGATGAAATAGTCGCACCAAAGGACTTACAAGCCAGCTATTTAACATTGTTGCGTGTAGGCCTACGCCGCTTACGTTCTTGCCGTCAGCTCTTTAAACCTTGGTTAACCTCGTCAGAATTGGCTTTAGATCAAGAGTTGCGGGAGCATTACAAAGAGTTTGGCCTCTGGCGTGATAAAGATATGTTCTGGTTAGAGCTGCAACCTAAGTTAGTGGCGGCAGGTTTACCCGCCGCCAAAAAGCTCGAACCACCTAAAAGCAAGACCTCTTCAGCACAGGCTTTAGCCGCCAGTACAGAGTTTCAACTCGTATTGCTCACGAGTTTGGCTAACTTGGTCTTACTTCAAGCGCTCAACCCCTCTGCCTACCAACCCGATCTGCCACAGGCTCAGCTTAGTTCCCGCTTAGCAAACTGGCTCAGTCGTATTCAAAAACTATGCGCTCAATTTGGTCTATTGTCCCCATCTGAGCAACACGACTTACGAAATCAAATCAAACGCCTACGTTATAATTTAGAGATAGTGGGTTATTCAACGGATGATGCTCTGTATGCATTATTAGATAAAGCCCAAGATCAGCTCGGCGACCTCTGTGATATCTATGTGGTTCAAGATTGGTATGAAGAAAATGCTGTCAATAAGGCTCAACGTGCTTTTGCCAATGAATGGCTAAATCAAAAAATAGCAAAATACAGTGCTAAAAGTAAAAAAACGCTGGCTCTGTTACAAGACCAGCGTTTAAAACCAGATCGCCATTAA